aatgaaaatttcatatataagaaaatgaaccaatcgaaggaaatgaaaatttcaccaaacagcaaataaaatttcatacaTAAGGAAGCCATTTAAGCATCAATAACCCAACTAAGTGACACAAGATTGACTAATAGACCATAACATGCTTTAAATGAATAGAAAATCGAACTAACCTGAGGAATTGCGAAAGGTGAGAGCGAGTCAGCGACAGCGACCTAGGGGCCGAGGGCGAGCGCAAGCGACGGCGGGCGAGGGGTCGAGGGCGAGCGCAAGCGGCGGCGGGCGAGGGGTCGAGGGCGAGCGTGAGCGATGGCTAGTGAGGGGTCAAGGGTCAGCTCGAGCGAGGGAAGGGTGAGAGCGAACGAGGGGCTGAGGGCTAGCAACGGCGGGCGAGGGACTGAGGGCGAGCTTGAGCGAGGGGAAGGCGAGAGCGAGCGAGGGGCCGAGGGCTAGCGACACGAGGGAGACGGAAAAACAGGGAGAAGGGTTCACAGAGGAGTGGGTGGCTGGGAGAAGCAAATAGGAAATAGGGAAATGGGAATttggagagagggagagagaaagggaagagGGGTGCGTTAGCGTTCAGGCGGGTAATCGGAAATTGGGGGAGGGAATTtgggatttcttttttaattttcattttatttcttaattaattatttaactatgagatttaaagtaattatacttaatacaaataatttaatatcaaaaagtaataaaaaattaattttcacgTCTGATTGTtgaataatttgtatttttaaataatataaaaatattaaatttaattacattACCTGAAAAACTTAACTCATATTAAACACCAtctaaaaaaaagattaaaaaattattaaaagagatGTAACGTTTTGTTGATATcttttaataacattaaatgtgtgtttgatagtataaaaatttcatgaaaaatatcacATTCAAGAAATTGAATTCCATTATCGTTATTTGACACActgtattttttatagaattaaattttatagtacaatcatttaaagcatattttaatctattttctatgaaaaattgcTTCCAAGGGGTTGCagttttgtttttcatgtaagctaaatgtaatcaaacacacctagAGAATATTTTTTAGACCTAGCTATTATTCTACTATAGATAAATGTTaagtaaactaataaaatgatagaCACACGCTCGGCTatgttcacttttttttctaaacattaaattgttttatatttaaaacaattttcGGTATCAGTTACTACAGTACTATATTAAAGTAATTTTGATCAATCTTGTAACCTTAACAGtatgtttggaaacaaaaaaaaattaaaattcaattcatttcatttaaaataattgaattccaATGTTTGAAATAGTAAAATATTCATATAATTATGGAGATAAAATTGAACTTCAAATGAAGTTCAAATTGATCttttacaaatacaaatcatCGAACCAATTTAGGTGTGATTTGGAAAGAATTGAAGTTAACAAGAGaattctattttaaattttaaaaaaattaaaaaaatgttaataatttaaaaatattcaaataaaaaagttactaaattaaatttattaatttttttaaattttaaaaatattaattaaaattaaattttaattaattttaaaattgttctttaaattttatggtGATTTCTATGAAATCGCCACAAATTGTAATaagtgtttaaattattttttaattaatttgaaatttttctttaaattttatagcgGTTTCTACGAAAAcgccgcaaaatttatttttaaattatttaataaaaaaatattgcgGCGGTTAATAACTGTTGCAACatgttcaaataaaattttaattaattttaaattttttctttaaattttacgaCGGTTTCTACGAAACAGCcgcaaaatttagttttaaattatttaattaaaaaatattacgaCAGTTAATAACTGCCGCAACatgttcaaattaaattttaattaattttaaattttttctttaaattttacgaCCGTTTCATagaaactgtcgcaaaatttaatattattatttaatttctaatttttgcaGTGGGTAGTAATcgttgcaaaattttatttgattttttttttaaattattagattaTCCTTAAAATTCGACGGCGATTTCGCAAAAGCCGCCGCAAAATGTTACAAAAACTGTTGCTAAAACTGTACTTTGAACCACCGCAAAATATTTAGTTCTGCAGcggtttttaaaatcgccgctaaaatgctatttttttgtagtgactaCTAACAACTAGCTGGATAATTGTAACTAACTAACTAATATTCAACAACAAGTGAGTCCTGCATGGTGGAGGAAATTCACCGTTTCAGTAAAAGAAAACTAAGGCtgcattctctttattatttttaggtcatttttagtttttagttttctaaaacaataaaaaaaaattgtaaaggaaACCCAGCCAAAATAATATCTAAgtccaaaatacaaaaaacacAATTCATTTTCCGTATTTTGGCTCTCCCCCTTCCTTCTCCGccccttctctcttctcttccttctctcttcccTTCAAGGCCgccgtcgtcgtcgtcgtcgccgCCGCCATCTCCCAGGTCCACTGCGTCCGACCAACAAACTAGTAAGCAGTCTCCCAGATCTGTTACCTCctctgatattttactcttgagaattaaaagagttttgataatgactcaAAGTGtttcaatatatgaaaataaatcttgaaatcaaaagaaataaaattaagtgtttaaagtcaaaatcaatatcattttaataatctcaacttgctttcaaaagaaattaagttaagagagttcaatgttaaagaattttatgattggAATCCCAGTTATTTCAATCAAGTATTCTTCTTAATGTTGTCATCTAAGTGTTAAGTTTTTATAAAAGAATAGTCGTCTAAGTGTGtttgatctatcgactatgcctaGCATGTGTCAACTATATGTtgtgcatctgtcgactatgttttgatctgtcgactattttcatAGTTTTGTTGACAACATAATTTAATCTGTTGACTATCAGTGTGTATTttagaagaagttttcttcataGTTTTTATATGTCGACTATGTAAGAGTAGTTGTCGACTATCAGTGAAATTGGTTAGTTTCCTATTGACTATGTcttattttcattcaaataattaGTCGACTAACATCTTGAGTCCGTCAACAGTTTGTTTCACAGAAATTTATAACAGCTAGTTTTTtgcgcatttaatgctcgcccaactACCCTAACGCCTCGATTTTTGGAAgcatccaccatcaactataaatatgtgGTTGAAGGTTCATTAAAGACTgctaaaaacatatttattatttcaactaCCGAGCATTCAAGTTTACATCAAGCTTTAAATTTCATTCTCTCTGTTCTTATCTTTTGAGGCTTTGTATCTACAATGTTATATTCATTTTAAGCTTCTTATTTTTCTAtagagagaacttgtaactaagagttttactcttagattctcttatTCACTTTCTTATATTTACCTAGCGTAAGTTAGAGGGCCTATTTGAGTGGGATGCTTGTAATCTTCTTAGTCGcagactagaggacctacttggctTAAGTACGggatttttagtggattgatttcaaaattcttgGTGGGAAGCCAAAGTAGTAAACTAAGcttggaaagccgaaccactatatatcattgTCTCTTGTGGTTGTTTTGTGTTCTGTATTTTTCTTAAGCATTGCTCATTGATTATCGTTTTCATTTCTTTAAGGATCATTATCGATCAAGATTTTATCAAGTAAAATCGATTTTGTAAAttatcccaattcaccccttcttGGGTTTTTGGTGCCATTgttatacatttatatcatcCTCTTCCTTATCTTCATTTTCCCTTTAAGGCCATCATCGCTGCCACTGCCATCATTGTCGTGCCCATcattctcttccttcttctttcaatCCACGATATATACGTATGTATGCGCGATTTGTATTTGACCGACgatttaagcttagatctatagAGATTCGGCCATTAAATGTTGCTGGTTTTTGGTATGTTGATCGATGGGGGTAATGGTGTTGGGTGGTTACCTCTAATCGCCAGAAATCACTGGCCACGGTGGTCAGTGGCAACTGCCAAtgtgtttttcaattttgaccaaaaattaaaaattaaatttatgaaatCCAGCTATTAAATCtaacttatttttgtgtatgttaaccccccTTAGCTTGACATTTCTAATGGTAGCCTCTGATCGTGTAAATCTTCGACCGATAATGGTCGTTGGTGACGGAGAAGATGCAAGGCgaaagagagaatagaaaaagaaaagaaaggaaaaaaagaagaaaaatttatttttaaatttgaaaaaaaataaattatatatttatttaatatttaaaaaatataatatatctatattataattaaaaatataggataacatatagtatattattaagtatattacatatattatatataataatatttaatataaattatcactcagatgtcattaatttattaattaaatttattattttattttaataatagaattttattaaaagagttaattttattatttaataatcaaattcattgtataaaatattataaaataatttttcttaaaattttaaagtaaatatgttttctagttttttattttaagaaatagttttttaaaataataaaaagaatacatttttaatttttttaaaataaactatcaaaataaaaaataaatttaaatttaaattttaaaattaaaaacggAAAGAGAAGACAAGCTGAGCTTTCTGGACattgatttttgtttaatattagcTCAGTTCCGATGCTATGTTGTTGGGtttggaaaatgctatttgtacagaaataGTTTTACAGGTGATTTACATAATCATATTCTCGCGATAAATTGAGGATTTATCGCAAAAAATTCGCAActtctcttctctcctctctctctctcgctctctttttctttcttctctctttctttctttctttctttctttctttctttaccCTTCAGCCGCTATAGCCTCTGCCTAGTCGCCCGCCACCGCCGCTCGCCTCTTGCCTGGTCGCCTCACCTCTCGCCTGATAAAAATGTATTTGGTCCCAAACCCACTGTGAAGATGCCATGATATATTACCTGCTAGActctttatgaaattttatgGGTGATTCTGTCGTTCTAACTATGATATACATTTTCCAGAGAAGTGTAAGGGATATTGCTGAACTTTATGGAACTAAGTTGTCCTTGCAAGAAATTGAAGGATATCGTAAATGCTATGGTTTGCAACATATTAGCTCAATTTGTTTCAAGATTGCAAGAATTGTTGTCGTCCTCATTGATGATGGTATTGAGTTTGACAAAATGCACAAGATTGTGTGGCATAAGAATGTTGCGCCAGTTGTTGGCAAGGTACTAAGAATTGAGCATCTGGTTGAGAAAATTTTTGACGaggttatatatttttaatctttttcttctgtttaaataaattaaatttattaatatgtgcatTAGTCATCAATTAAGAaaagagaggaggaggaagagagaggTGAGTGGCAGTCGTCGACCAGGCGAGGCAGTGGTGGGTGTCGGCGGGCGATGCTAAAGGGGGGAGGAGAAGCaaaagagaggagagaaagagggagagagaggacaGAAAGGGATAAAATGGAAATAGAGATAATAAAGAGGGGGATAAAATAGTCTTTTTATTACCTTACCTGTAAACCTATATGTAAAAGATGTTAggtacaaatagcatgacccATGTTGTTTTCCCATCTGGGAGCCAGTCTGACGCAAGCTAGTTGGCGTTtcctctttcaatttttttatattatttagatgcCAGATGAAATACGGCATGTTTTATAATTATTgacaaatgaaaaatataaaagtaattgatgtttttaaaatataagcaAAAGATAGATATTCTTGAAAGATAACGGACAAAATGGCGACCTAACTTTGTCTGCTTCTCCAGCCATACAGTTGTAAAGGACTTAATTGTTTCTCTTTCGTGTGGATGGTAAGCGAGCGTATGGGTAATATCTCCGGACAAGAAATTTTGGCCATTGCTAGGGACTAGACGTCCAAGCTTTGTTAGCTTCACAGCCTTCGCCTCcatattaattattagtttgATTCTTCCTATTCTATTTATACTGAGCTCTCGCATTTCATTTCTTCCTGAAGAACGCTCCTCAGTTGTCACCATGCAACTATCACTTCTTTCAGAGAGGCTCTTGAGCAGAGCCTGCAACCAGTGGAAATGGTGGTGGGAAGCTAGCAGCGAGAGAGATGAGCTGGCTCGAGCACTCCTCACAGTTTCACTATTCATTCTGCCCATCTTCTGGATCCTATGGATAGCTTCCAAGTCGAGAAAAGCAGGGGTGGCGCCGCCTCCAGCACCTCCTGGTCCTCACGGCATGCCGATAGTTGGATACCTCCCATTTCTAGGCACAAACCTCTGCCGATCGTTCACCGAACTTGCCGAGCAATATGGCCCAATCTTCAAGCTCTGGCTTGGCAAGAAATTGTGCGTGGTGGTGAGCTCCCCTTCACTGGCAAAGGAGGTGGTTCGAGACCACGACGCTGTTTTTGCCAATCGAGACCCACCCAGAACAGGGCTCGCAGCCACTTATGGCGGACTTGATATTGCGTGGTCTCCCTATGGAGCGTATTGGCGGGCCACCCGCAAACTATTTTCGAGGGAAATGCTTAGTAACACTAGCCTGGAGGCTAGCTACAATCTTCGACGAGATGAGGTTCGGAAGACTGTTAGAGAAGTGCATGGCAAGATTGGCAGCGCTATTGACATTGAAGAAGTAGCTTTTCTCACGGCATTTAAGGTAGCGATGGCCATGCTGTGGGGCGGCACGGTCGATAGCCAACGGGTTGGCAACATCGGAGCAGAGTTCCGGATGGCGACCGCAAAAATGGTCGAGCTTATGGCAGTGCCCAACGTGTCGGATTTCTTCCCAATGCTAGCAAGGTTTGATGTACAGGGGCTGGAGCAAGAAGCCAGGCAGATCCTCAAGCAGGTCGAACAAATCATAGATCCAATAATTGAGGCAGGCTTGAACATGGGTGCAGTTAGGAAGGAGGAGCTAAGAAACGAAGGGAGGAAGGATTTTCTGCAGATACTTTTGGGGATCAAAGAGACAGGTGGTGCTGAAATAGCATTGGGCCTCGAGGAAAttaaagccttgttgattgtAAGTTGTTTTTGAATTGATCTCCACATCCATAAAAATATACTAATAACAGAAAGCTCTCTCAATCCTTTGAATTGAAATGTCTACGATAGGACATCGTTGTAGGCGGAACAGAAACTTCTGCAACAACAGTGGTGTGGGCTATGACAGAGATCATGAACAATCCAGAGATCATGAGAAGGGTCCAGGACGAATTATCGAACATTGTTGGAATGGACAACGTTGTTGAAGAGTCCCACTTGCCCAAATTACACTACCTAAACGCTGTTCTAAAAGAATCATTTCGGTTACACCCGCCCCTTCCCCTTTTAGTCCCTCGGTGTCCGAGCGAGTCTTCAATTGTAGGCGGATACACCATACCAAAGGACACCAGGGTCTTCCTGAACGTTTGGGCAATGCACAGAGATCCCGAGGTTTGGGATGAGCCATCGAAGTTCAAGCCGGAGAGGTTCTTGGGTGGCACGGGCAACTGGGATTTC
The Diospyros lotus cultivar Yz01 chromosome 12, ASM1463336v1, whole genome shotgun sequence DNA segment above includes these coding regions:
- the LOC127813861 gene encoding cytochrome P450 71AU50-like, whose amino-acid sequence is MQLSLLSERLLSRACNQWKWWWEASSERDELARALLTVSLFILPIFWILWIASKSRKAGVAPPPAPPGPHGMPIVGYLPFLGTNLCRSFTELAEQYGPIFKLWLGKKLCVVVSSPSLAKEVVRDHDAVFANRDPPRTGLAATYGGLDIAWSPYGAYWRATRKLFSREMLSNTSLEASYNLRRDEVRKTVREVHGKIGSAIDIEEVAFLTAFKVAMAMLWGGTVDSQRVGNIGAEFRMATAKMVELMAVPNVSDFFPMLARFDVQGLEQEARQILKQVEQIIDPIIEAGLNMGAVRKEELRNEGRKDFLQILLGIKETGGAEIALGLEEIKALLIDIVVGGTETSATTVVWAMTEIMNNPEIMRRVQDELSNIVGMDNVVEESHLPKLHYLNAVLKESFRLHPPLPLLVPRCPSESSIVGGYTIPKDTRVFLNVWAMHRDPEVWDEPSKFKPERFLGGTGNWDFNGNNFQFLPFGSGRRRCPGIPLAEKMVMHVLASFLHSFNWHLPGNEEIDLSDKFGIVMKKRTPLMAIPTPRLSDSKYYD